Within the Burkholderia ubonensis genome, the region GACGCAGGTGGAACGTGTAGGTGAGGCCGTCGGCGCTCGCGTCCCATTTGTCGGCGAGCGCGGGCGCGACCTTCTTCGCGGCTTCGTCGTAGGACACGAGCGTGTTGAAGATCACGTCGGCCGACGCGTTGGTCGTGACGAGCGAGTTGTACTGCACGACGTCGAAGCCGTCCGGGCTCGATTCCGTGCAGACGGTGAGCGGCTTGGCGGCGACGAGGACGGGAGCCGCGGCCAGTGCGACCGCGGCGAACAGCTTGACGTGCATAGGTTCTCCCACGTGACTTGTGATTTTTGCGCGGTGTCGGAATGCGGCGCGGCCCGGCGAGGCCGGGCCGGCGCGGCCGGCGGATAGCATACCGTCAAAGCGCGCCGTGCGTGGGAAAAGGCGACGGAACGCGGCGAATTGCGCGACAAACGGGTGCGTTCGCGACGGAATGCGTGCTGGGGCGGCGGCGCGGTGGGGTGTGCGGTGGCGCGGGGAGGGAAGTGGCGGAAGCAACGAGAAGCCCGGCGCGGCTGGCTGGCGGCAGCGATGCTTCGTGCGTGTGTTTGGCGCACGGCGCGGCGCGGGGTGCGCGATGCGTGAAGCGTGGAATGTGGCGCGTGAAGCGTGAAGCGTGGAATGTGGCGCGTGAAGCGTGAAGCGTGAAGCGTGGAGTGTGAAGCGTGGAGCGTGAAGCGTGAAGCGTGGAGTGTGAAGCGTGAAGCGTGAAGCGTGGAGCGTGAAGCGTGGAGCGTGAAGCGTGAAGCGTGAAGCGTGAAGCGTGGAGTGTGGAGTGTGGAGTGCAGCGCAGTGCGCAGTGCGAAGGGCGAAGGTAGAGCGTAGAGCGAGATGCGAGATGCGAGATGCGAGATGCGAGATGCGAGATGCGAGATGCGCGATGCGCGATGCGCGATGCGCGGCGCCGGAGGTATCCGGCCCGAACCAACGGCACGCTCGCCGCGCCGACGCAGAACCGTCCCGCGGCACCCGCCCCGCGAGCGCCGCGTCAGTGCGCGCTTGCCTTCGGCTTGCGCGGGGCCTTTTCGAACAGGCGGTCGTACAGCCAGCGCGGCATCACGTGCAGCACCTTCGCGACGACGCCCATCTGCCACGGAATCACGCGGAACGCGCGCTGCTGCGCGATCGTTTCGGCCGCGCGCGCGGCGAAGCGGTCGGCGTCCATCAGGAACGGCATCCGGTACGGATTGTGCGCGGTCATCGGCGTGCGGATGTAGCCGGGCGCGATCGTCACGACGCCGACGCCCGCGGGGCGCAACTCGACGCGCAGCGACTCGAGATACTTGATCGCGGCCGACTTCGACGCGCTGTACGCGCCGGAGCCCGGCAGCCCGCGCACGCCGGCGACGCTCGCGACGCCGACGAGCGTGCCGTGCCGCGCGGCCGTCATCGGGCCGACGAACGGCTCGAACGTCGCGACCATCCCGAAGTAGTTGATGTCCATCACGTCGCGGAACGCGGCCAGGTCGCCCTGGCCCGTCACCGCGCCCTGGCTGATGCCCGCGTTCGCGATCACGACGTCCGGGCAGCCGTGCGCGGCGATGAACGCCGCCGCGGCGCCCGCGAGCGCATCGGGGTCGCGCACGTCGGCGGAATAGACGGAGATGGACAGCGCGGGAAAGCGCCGCGCGAACGCTTCGAGCGCGTCGGTGCGGCGCGCGACCAGCGCGAGCGTCGCACCCTGGCGCGCGTATTCGTCGGCCAGCGCGAGGCCGAGGCCGCTCGACGCGCCGGTGATGAAGACCTTCAGCGGAGTTGTCATGCCGGCGCCGGGGCGGGGATCAGAGCTTCTTGTCCTGGACCTGCTTCACGAGGTAGTCGAGGACCTGCGCGGTGCCTTCGAGGCTGTTCGTGTAGGCCGGGCCCGTCTTGTACTTGCCCTGCACGACGATCGTCGGCACGCCGTCGATGTTGTAGCTCTTCAGCAGCTCGGCCGACTGCTTCACCTGGCCCTGCACGCTGAACGAGTTGTACGCGTCCATGAACTTCTTCTTGTCGACGCCCTGCGACGCCAGGAAGTCGGCCTGCGCCTGCGGCGTCAGCAGGTAGTTCTTCTGCTTGTGGATCGCGTTGAAGATCGCCGGCGTGACCTTCTCGGACATGCCGAGCGCGGACACCGCGTAGAACAGCTTCGAGTGCGGGACGAAATCGTCGCGGAACGCGACCGGGATGCGCTTGAAGTCGACCTTGTCGCCCTGTTTCTTCACCCAGGCCTCGACCGTCGGCTCGAACTCGTAGCAGTGCGGGCAGCCGTACCAGAAGAATTCGATCACCTCGACCTTGCCGGCCGGCGCGGACACCGGCTGCGGCGCCTTCATCACTTCGAAGTCCTTGCCCGACACCGGTGCGGCGGGCGTTGCGTGCGCGAAGCCGGCGACCAGGCCCACGGAGAGGAGAAGCGTGCTAAGCAGTTTTTTCATGTTGGGAACGTCGTCAGTTGCTCGGGTTACGGAACGTAACGGAATCTGCGTGGGCGCGGCCGGCGCTTACTGCTTCGTGAAGCGGATCACCGCCGTGTCGACTCCTGCATCGGACAGGCGCTGGCGTGCCGAGTTCATATCCTCGAATTTCGAGAACGGGCCCACCCGCACGCGGAAATACGTGACGCCGCTGACATCGCGCTTCGACACCTTCGATTCGAAGCCCTGGAAGCCGAGGCGCGCGCGCTGCTGCTCGGCGTCCGATTCCGTCTTGTACGCGCCGACCTGCAGGAAGTAGCCGGTGTTCGCGTCGGCCGCGCTCGGCGCTTTGGCCGCTGCGGACGACGTCGCGGACGGCGCCGGCTTCGCGGCGTTCGCGGCGGCTTGCTGTTGCTGCTGCTTTTGAGCGGCAGCCTGCTGCGCCTGCTTCTGCGCGGCGAGGCGCGCGAGGTCGTCTTCGCCCGCCTGCTGTTGCTGCTGCTGTTGCGGCTTCTTCGGCGGCGTATTGTCGGCCGCCTTCGGCGGGACGGCGACGCCGTTGCCCGACGCTGCGTTGTTCGATCCGTTGTTCGACGCGGTGCCGTTGTTCGCGCTGCCGGAGCCGTTCGAACCGTTCGCGTTGCCCGACGGCGGCACTTCGACGATCTGCGGCTCGGGCAGCAGGCCGCCGCCCTGCGTCTGGTTCGCGGCCTGGCCGGGCGCGGTGTTCGGCGGCGCGGGCTGCGCGGCCTGCGGCACCGGCTGGCCGGGCGTCTTGCCCTGCAGCGCGCGGTTCGGATCGAACTGCTGCGGCTGGCTTGCGCCGGTGTCGGCGGGCGGCGGCGCGACCTTCGACACGAACGGCGACGGCGAGCGCGTGATGTAGAGCGCCACCACCACGGCGATCGCGAGGCCGACGATCAGGCCCAGCACGATGCCCAGAAATGTTCCTCCGGCTTGTTTCGATTGCTTCGACGTGCGGCGTGGTTGTGCCATTGCTTGAGTCACCTGCAAAAAGAATCGTGAAAAGGTCGCGACGGGCATCCGGCGGCGGGCGCTCCCGCGGCGGGCGCAGCCGCGGCCTGTCTGCCCGCTCGGGCGACTTACATCTTGGCGGGCGCGGAGACGCCGAGCATCGCCAGGCCGTTCTCCAGCACCTGCCGGGTCGCGGCGAGGAGCGCGGCGCGCGCGGTGCGCGGCGCTTCGTCGTCGACCAGCACGCGCTCCGCATTGTAGAACGAGTGGAATTCACCAGCGAGGTCGCGCAGGTAGAACGCGACGGCGTGCGGCGCCAGCTCGTTCGCGGCGTGCGAGAGCATGTCCGGATACTCGGCGAGCTTCTGCATCAGCGACGCGGCCTGCGTGCTCGTGAGCTGCGACAGGTCGGCGCCCGGCAGCTTCGCGAGCTCGCCGTTGTAGCGCGACTTCCATTCGTTGAGCACCGAGCAGATCCGCGCGTGCGCGTACTGGACGTAGTAGACCGGGTTCTCGTCGTTCTGTTTCAGCGCGAGGTCGATGTCGAACACGAACTCGGTGTCGGCCTTGCGGGAGATCAGGAAGAAGCGCACCGCGTCGCGGCCGCGCGTGATCGTCGCCTCGTCGATCAGGTCCGGCGCCGCCTCCTGGCCCGGCGCCGCGCCGCCCGACCATTCGATCAGGTCGCGCACCGTCACGTAGCTGCCCGCGCGCTTCGAGATCTTCACTTCCTGGCCGTCGCGCATCACGGTGACCATCTTGTGCAGCACGTAGTCGGGGTAGCCCTTCGGGATGCCGATGTGCAGCCCCTGCAGGCCGGCGCGCACGCGCGCGATCGTGCCGTGGTGGTCCGAGCCCTGGATGTTGATCACCTTCGTGAAGCCGCGCTCCCACTTGGTCACGTGGTACGCGACGTCCGGCACGAAGTACGTGTAGGTGCCGTCCGTCTTGCGCATCACGCGATCCTTGTCGTCGCCGTTGTCGGTCGTGCGCAGCCACAGCGCGCCGTCCTGCTCGTAAGTCACGCCGGCCTTGATCAGCGCGTCGACCGTCTGCTCGACGCGGCCTTCCTTGTACAGCGACGATTCGAGGTAGTACTGGTCGAACTTCACGCCGAACGCCTGCAGGTCCATGTCCTGCTCGTGGCGCAGGTACGCGACCGCGAACTTGCGGATCGCTTCGAGATCCTCGACGTCGCCCGCGCCCTTGACCGGCTCGCCGTCCTTCGCGGCGACCGTCTCGCCGTTCAGGTAGTCGCGCGCGATGTCGGCGATGTACTCGCCGTTGTACGCGGCTTCCGGCCAGCCCGCGTCGCCCGGCTTCAGGCCGCGCGCGCGCGCCTGGGTCGAGATCGCGAGGTTGCCGATCTGCACGCCGGCGTCGTTGTAGTAGAACTCGCGGTGCACCGCGCAGCCCTGGCTCGCGATCACGTTCGCGAGCGCGTCGCCGAGCGCCGCCTGGCGGCCGTGGCCGACGTGCAGCGGGCCGGTCGGGTTCGCCGACACGAATTCCAGCAGCACTCGCTTGCCGTGTTCGCGCGTGGACAGGCCGAACCCGCGGCCTTCCGCGAGCACCGCGGCGATCACGGCCTGCTTGGCCGCCGCCGTCAGGCGCAGGTTGATGAAGCCGGGGCCGGCGATTTCGGCGGCCTCGACGAGGCCTTGCGCGCCGGGCTGCGCGGTGAGGGCCGCGACGATCCGCTCGGCGAGCTGGCGCGGGTTCGCGCCCAGCGGCTTGGCGAGCTGCATCGCGACGTTGCACGCGACGTCGCCGTGCGCGGCAACCTTCGGGCGCTCGAGCGTGATGGCGGGCGTGACGAACGCTACGTCGGCGTTTGCCGCGTCGGCGCCTTTCAGGGCGTGTGCGACCTGCTTGACGCTATCCGCGAGCAGGGCTTCGAGGGTCTGTTTTTGGGCTGGCAGCATGCTGGTAGAAGGCTTCGTTGGTGGCAGCCGGGAAGCCGGCGGGCCGGCGCGCTCCTTTTAAGCGCGCGTTTCAGGGATCGCAGAATTTTAACAGGTGCTAATATGCCGCTCAGGCGCCACGCGTGCTCGAGGCCGGCCGCCGGCCCGCCGGCGGCCCCAGCCGGGCCCGGCGGGCACAACAAGATGAAAAGGGAATAGTCATGATTACGTTCAAAAGCAAGGCGGCACAGGATCTCGACGTGCTGAAGGATTTCGCCGTCTATGTGCTGGGTCTCGTCGGCAAGCAGCTCGGCGAGCGCGGCGTGATTACGCACGACGAGCTGGATCACGCGATCGCGAAGCTGGAAGACGCCGTCACGCAGGCGAAGCAGGAGCGTGCCGAGCATGCGGGCCATTTCCACGAGGACGACGACGACCACGCGCACCACGAAGTGCCGCCGAGCCTCGCGCAGCGCGTCGCGCCGTTCCTGTCGATGCTGCGCGAAGCGAAGGCCGGCCAGGCCGACGTGCACTGGGGTTTCTAAGCTCCGCCGGCCG harbors:
- a CDS encoding SDR family oxidoreductase, whose amino-acid sequence is MTTPLKVFITGASSGLGLALADEYARQGATLALVARRTDALEAFARRFPALSISVYSADVRDPDALAGAAAAFIAAHGCPDVVIANAGISQGAVTGQGDLAAFRDVMDINYFGMVATFEPFVGPMTAARHGTLVGVASVAGVRGLPGSGAYSASKSAAIKYLESLRVELRPAGVGVVTIAPGYIRTPMTAHNPYRMPFLMDADRFAARAAETIAQQRAFRVIPWQMGVVAKVLHVMPRWLYDRLFEKAPRKPKASAH
- a CDS encoding thiol:disulfide interchange protein DsbA/DsbL, whose amino-acid sequence is MKKLLSTLLLSVGLVAGFAHATPAAPVSGKDFEVMKAPQPVSAPAGKVEVIEFFWYGCPHCYEFEPTVEAWVKKQGDKVDFKRIPVAFRDDFVPHSKLFYAVSALGMSEKVTPAIFNAIHKQKNYLLTPQAQADFLASQGVDKKKFMDAYNSFSVQGQVKQSAELLKSYNIDGVPTIVVQGKYKTGPAYTNSLEGTAQVLDYLVKQVQDKKL
- a CDS encoding SPOR domain-containing protein, with the protein product MAQPRRTSKQSKQAGGTFLGIVLGLIVGLAIAVVVALYITRSPSPFVSKVAPPPADTGASQPQQFDPNRALQGKTPGQPVPQAAQPAPPNTAPGQAANQTQGGGLLPEPQIVEVPPSGNANGSNGSGSANNGTASNNGSNNAASGNGVAVPPKAADNTPPKKPQQQQQQQAGEDDLARLAAQKQAQQAAAQKQQQQQAAANAAKPAPSATSSAAAKAPSAADANTGYFLQVGAYKTESDAEQQRARLGFQGFESKVSKRDVSGVTYFRVRVGPFSKFEDMNSARQRLSDAGVDTAVIRFTKQ
- the argS gene encoding arginine--tRNA ligase — encoded protein: MLPAQKQTLEALLADSVKQVAHALKGADAANADVAFVTPAITLERPKVAAHGDVACNVAMQLAKPLGANPRQLAERIVAALTAQPGAQGLVEAAEIAGPGFINLRLTAAAKQAVIAAVLAEGRGFGLSTREHGKRVLLEFVSANPTGPLHVGHGRQAALGDALANVIASQGCAVHREFYYNDAGVQIGNLAISTQARARGLKPGDAGWPEAAYNGEYIADIARDYLNGETVAAKDGEPVKGAGDVEDLEAIRKFAVAYLRHEQDMDLQAFGVKFDQYYLESSLYKEGRVEQTVDALIKAGVTYEQDGALWLRTTDNGDDKDRVMRKTDGTYTYFVPDVAYHVTKWERGFTKVINIQGSDHHGTIARVRAGLQGLHIGIPKGYPDYVLHKMVTVMRDGQEVKISKRAGSYVTVRDLIEWSGGAAPGQEAAPDLIDEATITRGRDAVRFFLISRKADTEFVFDIDLALKQNDENPVYYVQYAHARICSVLNEWKSRYNGELAKLPGADLSQLTSTQAASLMQKLAEYPDMLSHAANELAPHAVAFYLRDLAGEFHSFYNAERVLVDDEAPRTARAALLAATRQVLENGLAMLGVSAPAKM
- a CDS encoding DUF1840 domain-containing protein — its product is MITFKSKAAQDLDVLKDFAVYVLGLVGKQLGERGVITHDELDHAIAKLEDAVTQAKQERAEHAGHFHEDDDDHAHHEVPPSLAQRVAPFLSMLREAKAGQADVHWGF